One genomic window of Desmospora activa DSM 45169 includes the following:
- the recD2 gene encoding SF1B family DNA helicase RecD2 — protein sequence MEQPGLDLFQERWIKGSLVQEFFYNEENQYGVFLMQVTEAAEELDSDEVVVVGNMIRPHPDETVIVHGEWREHPRYGRQYQVQHMKKELPRTKEAVAKYLCSGLFPGVGRKTAEKIVEHLGADALEKAAARPEVLAEVPGVTAARAETIAESLREHHALEQALVYLYQFGMGPAIALKVVQTYKETTIAVIKENPYRMIEEVEGVGFRRADEIARQTGLALDAPERFQAAVIFALKEASLSNGHVFVSEEELYAEVDRLLQPRAQELFPPQERERLLDVMVEEERLLDDHGKFYLPSLFFAEHGVAMRVREWLERPLEPTAAKELYQAVGEVEEELGVAYADKQREAMTTAVDSPMMILTGGPGTGKTTVIRGICHLFARLHECSLDPADYENSEKPYPIRLVAPTGRAAKRMSEATGMPAMTIHRLLGWKGDFFERDQDHPIEGSLLIIDEVSMLDIWLANQLFRAVSKGMQVILVGDDDQLPSVGPGKVLQNLLEVEAVPRVELTEIYRQEEGSSIIQLAHELKRGEVPNNLLERLPDRRFFPCKRDQTIDVILQTYTEAINRGYTLFDVQVLAPIYKGPAGVNRINEAIQAAINPPGEGKKEIAWGETVFRGGDKVLQLVNHSEHPVYNGDMGLISAIDERATNDEPVLWVQFDRQEVPYKRSQLNQIGLAYACSVHKAQGSEFAIVIMPLLMAYRRMLQRNLIYTGVTRSKSYLILCGEKEALQYGIQQRERTRRNSQLVELLRREW from the coding sequence ATGGAACAACCCGGTTTGGACCTGTTCCAAGAACGGTGGATCAAAGGGTCTTTGGTGCAGGAGTTTTTTTATAACGAAGAGAACCAATACGGGGTTTTTTTGATGCAGGTGACGGAAGCCGCTGAGGAATTGGACAGTGATGAAGTGGTGGTAGTGGGCAATATGATCCGTCCCCACCCGGATGAAACGGTGATCGTCCATGGGGAGTGGAGAGAACACCCCCGCTATGGTCGGCAGTATCAGGTTCAACATATGAAAAAAGAACTGCCGCGTACCAAAGAAGCGGTGGCCAAATATTTATGTAGTGGTCTTTTTCCCGGTGTGGGTAGGAAAACAGCGGAAAAGATCGTGGAGCATCTGGGTGCTGACGCCTTAGAAAAAGCTGCCGCCCGGCCGGAGGTATTAGCCGAGGTGCCGGGGGTGACGGCAGCACGAGCGGAAACGATCGCCGAAAGCTTGCGTGAACATCACGCGTTAGAGCAAGCGTTGGTGTATCTGTATCAGTTTGGGATGGGGCCGGCGATTGCCCTTAAAGTGGTACAAACCTACAAAGAGACTACCATTGCTGTGATAAAAGAGAATCCCTATCGCATGATCGAAGAGGTGGAAGGTGTCGGTTTTCGCCGGGCGGATGAGATTGCGCGACAGACGGGGTTAGCGCTCGATGCGCCGGAGCGGTTTCAGGCGGCGGTTATTTTTGCGTTAAAGGAAGCGTCTCTCTCCAATGGCCATGTTTTTGTAAGCGAGGAAGAGCTGTATGCGGAAGTGGATCGGCTGTTGCAGCCGCGGGCGCAGGAGCTGTTTCCACCGCAGGAGCGGGAGCGTCTGTTGGATGTGATGGTGGAGGAAGAGCGTCTGCTCGATGATCACGGTAAATTTTATCTACCGTCACTCTTTTTTGCGGAGCATGGGGTGGCGATGCGGGTGCGGGAATGGTTGGAGCGACCACTAGAACCGACGGCCGCCAAAGAGTTGTATCAAGCGGTGGGAGAGGTGGAGGAAGAGCTGGGCGTCGCTTACGCCGATAAACAGCGGGAAGCGATGACCACTGCTGTCGATTCTCCCATGATGATTTTAACCGGTGGTCCCGGTACCGGAAAAACGACGGTGATTCGGGGGATTTGTCATCTGTTTGCCCGTTTGCATGAGTGTTCCTTGGATCCGGCGGATTATGAGAATTCGGAGAAGCCGTATCCGATCCGCTTGGTGGCACCCACCGGCCGCGCGGCCAAACGGATGTCGGAAGCGACGGGAATGCCGGCGATGACGATTCATCGCTTGTTGGGATGGAAAGGGGACTTTTTTGAACGGGATCAGGATCATCCCATCGAAGGCAGCCTCTTGATCATAGACGAGGTGTCGATGCTGGATATCTGGTTGGCCAATCAGCTGTTTCGCGCAGTGTCCAAGGGGATGCAAGTGATTTTGGTGGGAGACGATGATCAACTGCCGTCGGTAGGGCCTGGCAAAGTGTTGCAAAATTTGCTGGAAGTAGAGGCGGTTCCACGGGTGGAGCTGACGGAAATCTACCGGCAGGAAGAAGGATCTTCCATCATTCAACTGGCCCATGAACTAAAACGGGGGGAAGTGCCGAACAATTTGTTGGAGCGTCTGCCGGATCGTCGCTTTTTTCCCTGTAAACGGGATCAGACAATTGATGTAATACTGCAAACCTATACTGAAGCGATCAACCGCGGCTATACCCTGTTTGACGTTCAGGTACTGGCTCCCATCTATAAAGGGCCTGCTGGTGTCAATCGCATCAATGAAGCGATTCAGGCTGCGATCAATCCACCGGGGGAAGGGAAAAAGGAGATCGCCTGGGGAGAGACAGTATTCCGAGGCGGCGACAAGGTACTGCAACTGGTCAATCACAGCGAACATCCCGTCTATAACGGCGATATGGGATTAATTTCAGCGATTGATGAACGAGCCACCAACGATGAACCGGTGTTATGGGTACAGTTTGACCGGCAAGAAGTGCCTTATAAACGCAGTCAGCTCAATCAAATTGGATTGGCATACGCCTGTTCCGTCCATAAAGCGCAGGGGTCGGAATTTGCGATTGTGATTATGCCGTTATTGATGGCGTATCGACGTATGTTGCAACGAAATTTGATTTATACCGGCGTCACCCGCAGCAAATCCTACCTGATTTTATGCGGAGAAAAGGAGGCGCTGCAATACGGGATCCAACAAAGAGAGCGGACACGGCGCAACAGCCAATTAGTGGAATTGCTAAGGCGGGAATGGTAA
- a CDS encoding winged helix-turn-helix domain-containing protein — MPDILETYRIENVDQAAQLLHPLRGEILSRLMQPASAAEVARALGQPPQRINYHMKALEKVGLIRRAGTRQVKNLVEVLFQAVARTYILADTLGLGEAEQKRLQEQRSLTHLIQVSERIKADALRLLDQTEERQEIPSATLEAPLYLRDEAEREQFLQDYVELVQQLAAKYQHDDGNPYQLTLAVYPQPGKERDSDGEA, encoded by the coding sequence GTGCCTGATATTTTGGAAACGTATCGCATCGAAAATGTTGACCAGGCGGCGCAGTTGTTACATCCGTTGCGCGGGGAGATCCTTTCTCGTCTGATGCAACCGGCTTCCGCCGCGGAGGTGGCACGGGCATTGGGCCAACCGCCACAGCGAATCAATTACCACATGAAAGCATTGGAAAAAGTGGGCCTGATCCGTCGTGCCGGCACTCGACAAGTAAAAAATTTAGTGGAAGTATTATTTCAAGCCGTCGCCCGCACTTACATTTTGGCCGATACCCTGGGATTAGGAGAAGCGGAACAAAAACGACTACAAGAGCAACGGTCCCTTACCCATTTGATACAGGTATCGGAACGGATTAAAGCCGATGCCCTCCGTTTGTTGGATCAGACGGAAGAGCGCCAGGAAATCCCCAGCGCCACATTGGAAGCTCCTCTCTATCTGCGCGATGAAGCGGAACGAGAGCAGTTTTTACAGGACTATGTGGAACTGGTCCAACAGTTGGCCGCCAAATACCAGCATGATGACGGCAACCCTTATCAGCTGACATTGGCCGTTTATCCTCAACCCGGAAAGGAGCGCGATTCCGATGGCGAAGCATGA
- the mltG gene encoding endolytic transglycosylase MltG encodes MEWLKRLFYTLALFAAWSVLAYFYVDYTLDSPPRKEAVQLEIEPGTSGADIGRLLKEKHLIRYDWFFNTYLFTTGNRNLQAGVYEVSPEMDINDMLEMFSKGRQNTYTVTIPEGFTINQISDAVAKNGNVSKEEFLKAVDEGEYDYDFLQNIPPNENRRHKLEGYLFPSTYNIPKTANAEDIVNLMLGQFANQMEKMGAPGQLQKRNLTVDEWVTFASIVEREGQAKSEFAKIAGVIENRLQQNMRLQVDATIQYALGEQKERLYYKDLKLDSPYNTYKIEGLPPGPIASPGERALTATLEPDQHTYLYYVTKKDGTGEHYFAETYQQHQQYIEQSKKTQTQNSSQ; translated from the coding sequence ATGGAGTGGCTGAAGCGATTATTCTATACCCTAGCCTTATTTGCCGCCTGGTCGGTGTTGGCTTATTTTTATGTCGATTACACATTGGACTCCCCACCGCGGAAAGAAGCCGTACAGTTGGAAATCGAACCCGGTACTTCTGGGGCTGATATCGGACGATTGTTGAAGGAAAAGCATTTGATTCGCTACGATTGGTTTTTCAATACATATCTTTTTACGACAGGAAACCGTAATCTACAAGCAGGTGTTTATGAAGTATCCCCGGAGATGGATATCAACGATATGTTGGAGATGTTTTCAAAGGGCCGGCAAAATACGTATACCGTCACGATTCCAGAAGGCTTTACCATTAATCAAATCAGCGACGCAGTCGCAAAAAATGGAAATGTGAGCAAAGAAGAGTTTTTAAAAGCCGTCGATGAAGGAGAATACGATTATGATTTTCTCCAAAATATCCCCCCTAACGAGAATCGACGCCATAAGCTTGAGGGGTATCTCTTCCCTAGCACTTATAACATCCCCAAGACCGCAAATGCCGAAGATATCGTCAACCTGATGTTGGGGCAGTTTGCAAATCAAATGGAGAAGATGGGTGCACCCGGGCAGTTGCAGAAGCGCAATCTAACCGTGGACGAGTGGGTAACGTTTGCTTCGATTGTAGAGAGGGAAGGACAGGCGAAGAGTGAATTTGCAAAAATCGCAGGTGTGATCGAAAATCGGCTGCAGCAAAATATGCGTTTACAGGTGGACGCCACGATTCAATATGCGTTAGGTGAACAGAAAGAACGGCTGTATTATAAAGATCTTAAACTAGATAGCCCTTATAACACATATAAAATAGAGGGTTTACCTCCCGGCCCCATCGCCAGTCCAGGGGAGCGAGCATTGACGGCCACCTTGGAACCAGATCAACACACCTATCTGTACTATGTTACCAAAAAGGATGGGACCGGAGAGCATTATTTTGCGGAAACCTATCAACAACACCAGCAGTATATCGAGCAAAGCAAGAAAACACAGACACAAAACAGCAGCCAATGA
- a CDS encoding IreB family regulatory phosphoprotein: protein MDKTMKFDFRGEEQEANPREILLTVYEVLSEKGYNPINQMVGYLLSGDPAYIPRHHNARSLIRKVERDELLEELVKFYLTQGKG from the coding sequence ATGGATAAAACGATGAAATTCGATTTCCGTGGAGAGGAGCAAGAAGCAAATCCTCGTGAAATCTTATTGACGGTATACGAGGTATTGAGCGAAAAAGGTTACAACCCGATCAATCAAATGGTGGGTTATCTGCTGTCGGGGGATCCCGCCTATATCCCCCGGCATCATAACGCCCGTTCCTTAATCCGCAAGGTGGAACGAGACGAACTGCTGGAGGAATTAGTCAAGTTTTACTTGACTCAGGGGAAGGGCTGA
- a CDS encoding AI-2E family transporter has translation MERISQSRLLSGSLLVLVLLGILFLLVQIQPLLQGIFFFLKAVLGPFLVALIISYLLNPIVNMLASRGFPRSLSVLFIYSLFITAITIIIINLVPLFNLQLQELSEHFPEWNRQVQSWIEQYNHSKDSLPESVRQGIEKSLDRLEAFVTDGVGNVMASLGSTVNSLFVIVIVPFLAFYMLKDVDVIEKTLITLLPVRRRKEVLHLFRDVDDALGNYIRGQLLVCLVVGLLAYIGYLIIGLPYALLLAALVGIFNVIPYLGPFFGAIPAIFVAFTVSTEMVITVIIVNLVVQVLEGNVLSPQIVGRTLHLHPLFIIFALLVGGELGGILGLILAVPLFAVGKVVVEHAVDHLAHRTNGGGPGLK, from the coding sequence GTGGAGCGGATCAGTCAAAGTCGTCTGTTGAGCGGATCGTTACTGGTGCTGGTATTATTGGGTATTTTATTTCTGTTGGTACAGATCCAACCGTTGCTACAAGGTATCTTTTTCTTTTTAAAAGCGGTATTGGGTCCCTTTTTAGTGGCATTGATCATTTCATACCTGCTCAACCCGATTGTCAATATGTTGGCGAGCAGAGGGTTTCCCCGCTCCTTGTCGGTCCTGTTTATCTATTCGTTGTTTATTACGGCGATTACCATCATTATCATCAATTTAGTTCCCCTCTTCAACCTACAGCTGCAGGAACTGAGCGAGCATTTTCCGGAGTGGAACCGACAGGTTCAATCCTGGATCGAGCAGTATAACCACAGCAAAGACTCGCTGCCGGAGAGTGTGCGACAAGGCATTGAAAAATCGCTGGATCGCTTGGAAGCCTTTGTCACAGACGGGGTTGGGAATGTGATGGCCTCTCTCGGCTCCACCGTCAACTCCTTGTTTGTGATTGTAATCGTGCCGTTTTTGGCTTTTTATATGTTAAAAGATGTCGACGTGATTGAAAAAACCTTGATCACACTGCTGCCGGTACGCCGTCGCAAAGAAGTGCTTCACCTGTTCCGGGATGTGGATGACGCCCTCGGCAATTATATTCGCGGACAGTTATTAGTCTGTCTCGTTGTCGGCTTATTGGCTTATATCGGCTATTTGATCATCGGTTTGCCTTATGCCCTGCTGTTGGCAGCATTGGTAGGTATCTTTAATGTGATTCCCTATCTGGGTCCGTTTTTTGGAGCGATTCCGGCGATCTTTGTCGCCTTTACCGTATCGACGGAAATGGTGATCACCGTCATCATCGTCAATCTGGTGGTGCAAGTGTTGGAAGGGAATGTACTCTCCCCGCAAATTGTGGGACGAACTTTACACTTGCATCCTTTGTTCATTATTTTTGCGCTGTTGGTAGGAGGAGAGTTAGGTGGGATTTTGGGACTGATCCTGGCGGTTCCCCTATTCGCCGTAGGAAAAGTGGTGGTGGAACACGCTGTCGATCACTTGGCCCATCGGACAAACGGAGGTGGACCTGGTTTAAAGTGA
- a CDS encoding DUF1292 domain-containing protein, which yields MDDNGQYEDVTETVLISNEEGEQETFEVLFRFEQEDGNKYILLTPMDEGEEGAGNEDEPEEQEVYAFRYEGDGEDINLIPIEDDREWDMVEEVLRTLENEFENESN from the coding sequence ATGGATGACAACGGACAATATGAAGATGTGACAGAAACGGTTTTGATCAGCAATGAGGAGGGGGAGCAGGAAACCTTTGAGGTACTGTTTCGCTTTGAACAGGAGGACGGCAATAAATATATCCTGCTTACCCCGATGGACGAAGGGGAGGAAGGAGCCGGAAACGAGGATGAACCGGAGGAGCAGGAAGTGTACGCCTTTCGATATGAAGGGGACGGAGAAGATATCAACCTGATTCCGATTGAAGACGATCGCGAGTGGGATATGGTTGAAGAAGTATTGCGCACATTGGAGAATGAATTTGAAAACGAATCAAATTAA
- a CDS encoding DUF1292 domain-containing protein encodes MNGREEERMAKSLNVLESIWGRELVLGDEEGADTDSRFHLLRELDINGRHYALLRKSEGMDSDAYLFRVTPEGDSHRIVHVEDEYEWEEVADAIDEMLYFGE; translated from the coding sequence ATGAACGGACGGGAAGAAGAACGGATGGCCAAAAGCTTAAACGTATTGGAGTCCATCTGGGGGCGAGAATTAGTCCTCGGCGACGAAGAAGGGGCCGATACGGATTCCCGTTTTCACTTGCTGCGCGAACTGGATATTAACGGGCGCCATTATGCTCTCTTACGCAAGAGTGAGGGGATGGATTCGGATGCTTATCTTTTTCGAGTCACCCCTGAGGGCGATTCACACCGAATCGTACATGTGGAAGATGAGTATGAGTGGGAAGAAGTAGCGGATGCAATAGACGAAATGCTCTATTTTGGCGAATGA
- the ruvX gene encoding Holliday junction resolvase RuvX, whose translation MFERVIGLDIGGKRIGVAVSDPMGWTAQGVEMIQRTDDSRWLERLQQLIEEYEARTIVVGFPRNMDGTIGERGRACQSLAAELEERFSLPVQLWDERLSTAAVERTLIDADMSRRKRKKVVDQMAASWILQGYLDAQRRNNDG comes from the coding sequence TTGTTTGAACGTGTGATAGGGTTAGATATCGGGGGAAAACGGATCGGAGTCGCTGTCAGCGATCCGATGGGATGGACGGCTCAAGGGGTAGAGATGATTCAGCGAACGGATGATTCCCGTTGGTTGGAACGGTTACAACAATTGATCGAGGAGTATGAAGCTCGTACAATTGTAGTGGGGTTTCCCCGAAACATGGATGGAACGATTGGAGAACGGGGGCGCGCCTGCCAAAGCTTAGCGGCAGAATTGGAAGAGCGCTTCTCCCTTCCGGTACAGTTGTGGGATGAACGATTATCGACAGCTGCGGTGGAACGAACCTTGATTGATGCAGATATGAGCAGACGAAAGCGAAAAAAAGTGGTGGATCAAATGGCCGCATCGTGGATTTTACAAGGCTATTTGGATGCACAGAGGAGGAATAACGATGGATGA
- the clpP gene encoding ATP-dependent Clp endopeptidase proteolytic subunit ClpP: MNLVPTVIEQTHRGERSYDIYSRLLKDRIIFLGQAIDDPVANGIIAQLLFLASDNPDKDIHLYINCPGGSTTAGAAIYDTMQHIKPAVSTICVGLAASYGAVLLASGAPGKRLALPNAEVMIHQPWGGTQGQASDIAIRTRWMLKTKETINRILAERSGQPLEKVARDTDRDYFLSADEAKEYGLIDRVIQPGAA, encoded by the coding sequence ATGAACTTAGTCCCTACGGTGATCGAACAAACCCATCGCGGTGAACGCTCCTACGATATCTACTCCCGCTTGCTAAAGGATCGTATCATTTTTCTAGGCCAAGCGATCGACGATCCGGTCGCAAATGGGATTATCGCCCAGCTGTTGTTTCTCGCTTCCGACAATCCAGATAAAGATATCCATCTCTATATCAACTGCCCTGGTGGTTCCACCACTGCTGGTGCCGCCATCTATGACACCATGCAACACATCAAGCCGGCTGTCTCCACCATTTGTGTCGGTTTAGCCGCTTCCTACGGTGCGGTGTTACTCGCCTCCGGCGCTCCCGGCAAACGTTTAGCCCTCCCCAATGCAGAAGTGATGATCCACCAACCCTGGGGCGGTACACAGGGGCAAGCATCCGATATCGCCATCCGCACACGCTGGATGCTAAAAACCAAAGAGACGATTAACCGCATCCTGGCGGAACGATCGGGGCAACCGTTGGAAAAAGTGGCACGGGATACGGACCGCGATTACTTTTTATCAGCGGATGAAGCAAAAGAGTACGGTTTGATTGATCGTGTGATCCAGCCGGGGGCTGCTTGA
- a CDS encoding PRC-barrel domain-containing protein, whose amino-acid sequence MRKSQDIIGLPIIHVSTGKQLGAVRDLLFDRKQQFRGLLVELKGWMKSGKYLPADGIRSLGNDAVIVDREENIRPLDPAADKWVGLLTGETKLKGRTVLMADGSQLGMVEEVYLGQDLGTLWGYELSEGFFNDIMEGRKVIHPHSPLTWGEDVLIATDSSSLM is encoded by the coding sequence TTGCGCAAATCACAGGATATTATCGGTTTGCCGATCATCCATGTGAGTACGGGAAAACAGTTGGGCGCTGTTCGTGATCTGTTGTTTGATCGAAAGCAACAATTTCGCGGGTTGTTGGTAGAGCTGAAGGGATGGATGAAGTCGGGGAAATACCTTCCCGCAGACGGCATTCGCTCGTTGGGAAATGATGCGGTGATTGTGGATCGTGAGGAGAATATCCGTCCGTTGGATCCGGCAGCAGACAAATGGGTTGGTTTGTTGACGGGAGAGACCAAATTAAAGGGACGCACCGTCCTGATGGCGGATGGAAGTCAGTTGGGCATGGTAGAAGAAGTCTATTTAGGACAAGATTTGGGAACCCTGTGGGGGTACGAGCTGTCTGAAGGCTTTTTTAACGACATCATGGAAGGGCGAAAAGTGATTCACCCTCATTCTCCCTTAACCTGGGGAGAAGATGTGTTGATTGCCACCGACAGTTCCAGCCTGATGTGA
- the alaS gene encoding alanine--tRNA ligase, whose product MKGHEIRQKYLDFFQEKGHRVEPSASLVPVEDPSLLWINSGVATVKKYFDGRVIPDNPRIVNAQKSIRTDDIENVGYTARHHTFFEMLGNFSVGDYFKEEAIEWAWEFLTDSRWLGLDPERLSITIHPEDDDAYRIWNEQIGVPAARIVRLKENFWDIGEGPCGPNSEIFYDRGEAFGDPSDPECYPGGENARYLEVWNLVFSQYNHNPDGSYTPLPKKNIDTGMGLERMASVMQGVPTNFDTDLFQPIIQAAAKGAGVNYGKDEAVDIALKVIADHVRTLVFAIADGPIPSNEGRGYVLRRLLRRAVRYARKLGVEHAFLYRLTDVVADTMKAFYPEPDQKRAFIQKVIRGEEERFLETLSEGLSILENVVAERKEQGESEISGQEVFKLYDTYGFPVDLTEDFAREHGLSVDKEGFEAAMAKQRERARGARQETGSMQVQGGVLSELKVNTSFVGYEKGNVSTRITAAIVADQFVDVVGAGENALVVLEETPFYAESGGQVGDHGEIRTARARLRVENVKKGPHGEHIHHCAVLEGTLAVGEEAQAEIDHAYRQDVVKNHTATHLLHKALKEVLGTHVNQAGSLVSPDRLRFDFTHIEGMTEAQKREVEERVNRQIWANTPVEIFIKSLPEAKAMGAMALFGEKYGDEVRVVQVGDYSLELCGGTHVSQTGEIGLFKLVSESGIGSGTRRVEAVTGRHAYRHMEEQLGLLHQAADLLKTQPTEVVERIDGLQGRLKGLQREHESLRAKLNHMEGANLAASIKDVAGVPLLTAQVDAPDMDHLRRMMDDLKERIGEGVIVLGAVNNGKVQLVAWVSESYIKKGLHAGKLVKVAASHCGGGGGGRPDMAQAGGKQPERLGEALDIVVDTVAQQAQ is encoded by the coding sequence ATGAAAGGACATGAGATTCGACAGAAGTATCTCGATTTTTTCCAGGAAAAAGGGCATCGGGTGGAGCCCAGCGCTTCGTTGGTGCCGGTGGAGGACCCATCCTTGTTGTGGATCAACAGTGGGGTGGCCACGGTGAAAAAATATTTTGACGGGCGTGTGATTCCAGATAATCCCCGTATCGTGAACGCACAAAAGTCGATCCGTACCGATGATATTGAAAATGTGGGTTATACCGCTCGTCATCATACTTTTTTTGAGATGCTGGGCAACTTCTCCGTGGGCGATTATTTCAAGGAAGAAGCGATTGAGTGGGCGTGGGAGTTTTTGACGGATTCCCGCTGGCTCGGTTTAGATCCGGAGCGGTTGTCGATAACGATCCATCCGGAAGATGATGACGCTTATCGCATCTGGAACGAACAAATCGGCGTCCCGGCTGCACGGATTGTTAGGTTAAAAGAAAATTTTTGGGATATCGGGGAAGGTCCCTGTGGCCCTAACTCTGAGATTTTCTATGACCGGGGGGAAGCGTTTGGGGACCCATCCGATCCGGAATGTTACCCCGGGGGGGAGAACGCCCGCTATCTTGAGGTTTGGAACTTGGTCTTTTCCCAATACAACCACAATCCTGACGGCAGCTATACGCCTTTGCCCAAGAAAAACATCGATACCGGCATGGGTTTGGAGCGAATGGCATCCGTAATGCAAGGGGTTCCGACCAACTTTGACACGGATTTGTTTCAGCCTATTATCCAAGCTGCAGCAAAAGGTGCCGGTGTCAACTATGGGAAGGATGAAGCGGTCGACATCGCCCTCAAGGTGATCGCCGACCATGTGCGTACATTGGTGTTTGCCATTGCGGACGGACCGATTCCTTCCAACGAGGGACGGGGATATGTGCTGCGCCGGTTATTGCGACGGGCGGTCCGTTATGCGCGTAAACTGGGAGTGGAGCATGCTTTCCTCTATCGTCTCACCGATGTGGTGGCCGACACGATGAAGGCCTTTTATCCGGAACCGGACCAAAAGCGGGCGTTTATCCAAAAAGTGATTCGGGGGGAGGAAGAACGCTTCCTTGAAACCTTGTCCGAAGGGCTTTCTATCCTTGAAAATGTGGTGGCGGAACGGAAAGAGCAGGGAGAGAGCGAGATCTCTGGACAAGAGGTATTTAAACTGTATGACACCTACGGTTTTCCGGTAGATCTAACCGAGGATTTTGCACGGGAACACGGATTATCCGTGGATAAGGAAGGCTTTGAAGCTGCCATGGCGAAGCAGCGGGAGCGGGCACGGGGAGCACGGCAGGAAACCGGCAGTATGCAAGTGCAGGGAGGGGTATTGTCAGAGCTAAAGGTGAACACCTCCTTTGTTGGCTATGAAAAAGGGAATGTCTCCACCCGCATCACCGCCGCTATTGTTGCTGATCAGTTTGTCGATGTGGTAGGCGCGGGCGAAAACGCGCTCGTCGTCCTGGAAGAAACGCCTTTTTATGCCGAAAGCGGCGGCCAGGTGGGGGATCATGGTGAAATCCGTACCGCAAGGGCTCGTCTGCGTGTCGAGAATGTAAAAAAAGGACCGCATGGGGAACATATTCACCATTGTGCCGTGCTGGAAGGGACCTTGGCTGTGGGAGAGGAAGCCCAAGCGGAGATCGATCACGCTTATCGTCAGGATGTGGTGAAGAATCACACGGCTACCCATCTGCTGCACAAAGCGTTAAAAGAAGTGCTGGGAACCCATGTCAATCAAGCGGGTTCTTTAGTGTCCCCGGATCGACTCCGCTTTGACTTTACCCATATCGAGGGAATGACGGAAGCGCAGAAGCGCGAGGTGGAAGAGCGGGTTAACCGGCAAATCTGGGCCAATACCCCCGTGGAGATCTTTATCAAATCGCTGCCGGAAGCAAAAGCGATGGGTGCGATGGCGCTATTTGGGGAAAAGTATGGAGACGAGGTGCGTGTGGTCCAGGTAGGGGATTACAGCCTGGAGTTATGTGGTGGCACCCATGTGAGCCAGACTGGGGAAATTGGGTTATTTAAACTAGTGAGCGAGAGTGGGATCGGCTCCGGTACCCGCCGGGTAGAAGCGGTAACAGGACGCCATGCCTACCGTCATATGGAGGAGCAGTTGGGGCTTTTACACCAGGCGGCCGATCTCCTTAAAACCCAACCGACGGAAGTGGTGGAGCGTATCGACGGGTTGCAAGGGCGGTTGAAGGGGCTGCAACGGGAACATGAATCCCTGCGCGCTAAATTGAATCACATGGAAGGAGCCAATCTCGCCGCTTCTATAAAAGATGTAGCCGGGGTCCCCTTGTTAACGGCTCAGGTGGATGCACCGGATATGGATCACTTGCGCCGGATGATGGATGATTTAAAAGAGCGCATCGGTGAGGGGGTCATCGTGTTAGGGGCCGTCAATAACGGCAAGGTGCAATTGGTGGCCTGGGTTTCAGAAAGCTATATCAAAAAGGGATTGCACGCGGGAAAACTGGTAAAAGTTGCAGCGTCACACTGCGGCGGTGGCGGTGGCGGACGCCCGGATATGGCCCAAGCGGGCGGAAAGCAGCCGGAGCGCTTAGGCGAGGCCCTTGACATCGTTGTCGACACGGTTGCACAACAAGCCCAATGA